Proteins encoded in a region of the Raphanus sativus cultivar WK10039 chromosome 8, ASM80110v3, whole genome shotgun sequence genome:
- the LOC108818976 gene encoding VAN3-binding protein has product MKRSKVPTWRPDPVYRPPETPLEPTEFLAHSWNASALEVSKALTPPDPQILLSKTEEEPILGDGDTEENGLVSGNPFSFASSETSQMVMDRILSQSQEVSPRTSGRLSHSSSGPLNGSLTDSPPPEIDDIKRFCRANNTSLNNINSQFRSTATTLGPITATATQSKTVGRWLKDRREKKKEEIRAHNAQIHAAVSVAGVAAAVAAIAAATAASSSSGKDEQTAKTDMAVASAATLVAAQCVEAAEVMGAEKEHLAYVISSAVNVRSAGDIMTLTAGAATALRGVATLKARAMKEVWNIASVIPMDKGLTTSRGCSNGSSVSNHSGELVQEDNFLGTCSREWLARGCELLKRTRKGDLHWKIVSVYINKMNQVMLKMKSKYVGKTFTKKKKNIVLEVIKNVPAWSGRHLLEGGDDLRYFGLKTVLRGDVEFECKSQREYDMWTHGVSRLLLIAAERRVRM; this is encoded by the exons ATGAAAAGATCCAAGGTTCCAACATGGAGACCCGATCCCGTTTACCGGCCACCTGAGACGCCGCTTGAGCCTACGGAGTTCCTCGCTCACTCCTGGAACGCCTCAGCTCTCGAAGTATCGAAGGCTTTAACACCTCCTGATCCTCAGATCCTCCTCTCCAAAACCGAAGAAGAACCCATACTCGGAGACGGTGATACGGAGGAGAACGGACTTGTCTCCGGAAACCCTTTCTCATTCGCTTCTTCAGAGACTTCTCAAATGGTGATGGATCGTATCTTGTCTCAATCT CAAGAAGTGTCACCAAGAACATCTGGTCGGCTTTCACATAGTAGCAGTGGTCCTCTCAACGGTTCTTTAACCGACAGTCCTCCTCCAGAAATCGACGATATCAAG CGGTTTTGTCGAGCAAACAACACTTCACTGAACAACATAAACTCCCAGTTCCGTTCAACTGCGACTACTCTGGGACCTATAACCGCCACAGCTACACAATCCAAGACGGTAGGACGGTGGCTTAAGGACCggagggagaagaagaaagaggagaTTCGAGCACACAACGCTCAGATTCACGCTGCTGTCTCCGTCGCCGGTGTGGCCGCAGCTGTAGCTGCTATCGCGGCAGCCACCGCCGCGTCTTCGAGCTCTGGGAAGGATGAGCAGACGGCTAAAACCGACATGGCTGTTGCTTCAGCCGCGACTCTTGTGGCTGCCCAGTGTGTGGAGGCTGCTGAAGTGATGGGAGCTGAAAAGGAGCATTTGGCCTATGTTATTAGCTCCGCCGTCAATGTTCGCTCTGCCGGTGATATCATGACACTCACCGCCGGTGCAGCCACAG CGTTAAGAGGAGTGGCGACATTGAAGGCAAGGGCCATGAAGGAAGTTTGGAACATTGCATCAGTGATTCCAATGGACAAAGGACTCACTACTTCTCGAGGATGCAGCAATGGAAGCTCAGTTAGTAATCACAGCGGCGAGCTTGTACAAGAAGATAATTTCTTGGGAACTTGTAGCCGAGAATGGCTCGCTAGAGGTTGTGAACTTCTTAAACGTACTCGCAAAG GTGATCTTCACTGGAAAATAGTCTCTGTTTACATCAACAAGATGAATCAG GTCATGTTGAAGATGAAGAGCAAGTATGTTGGGAAAACCTTtaccaagaagaaaaaga ACATTGTGCTTGAAGTGATCAAGAATGTCCCGGCCTGGTCCGGACGACATTTGCTAGAGGGAGGAGATGATCTGAGATACTTTGGTTTGAAGACGGTTCTGCGAGGTGATGTAGAATTCGAGTGCAAGAGCCAGAGGGAGTATGATATGTGGACACATGGTGTttcaaggcttcttcttattgCTGCTGAGAGGAGAGTTAGGATGTGA